A genome region from Natranaeroarchaeum sulfidigenes includes the following:
- a CDS encoding heavy metal translocating P-type ATPase, whose amino-acid sequence MQNAASTRQQSTETDAECRLCELPVPAEPITDPEVDGEFCCRGCLAVQRTLGDVDADGVDELRADTADDPDEVEGEELYLAVDGMHCSTCELFLENRASEIDGVEAARASYATDTVQITYDAETTDPSDLPDAISGMGYEARPRADDTNSSTESAALVKFLLGGGLFGMMVMLWYVLFLYPTYFGFDPVVELGGFDGLYIYANIWLLTSLVLFYTGYPILRGALVSLRARQPNMDLLVTLAATGAYAYSTLAMLAGRSDLYFDVTVAVVLVVTAGNYYEGRIKERAAGLLSDLTQLQVEDARLNESGESVPIDAVDAGEELLVRPGERVPLDGTVLDGSAAVDEALITGESVPVEKGPGDPVLGGTVVTDQPLVVEVGEEAASTLDRIVELLWSIQSTRPGVQRLADRLAIVFVPLVVLLSSVTALWLLATGSAFTPAMLTALTVLIVSCPCALGLATPLAVASGVQTAAKRGIVIAAETIFEDAPEVDIVAFDKTGTLTTAEMTVERVDADDTEAVLARAAALERLTEHPVARAIVEHAGDADDSSSHEVDEFERHARGVTGRLDGDQVVVGHPLLFAERDWEIHSRFESTIAEARNSGSVPIVVGWNGRAAGVVVVGDTPRPNWDDVLSRVGEDRRVVVITGDEGAAAERFRVAPAVDDVFAGVPPEAKAETVKRLRAQGTTAMVGDGSNDAPALAAADVGIALGNGTELATDAADAVIASGDLGGVPDVFDLAARTNRRIKQNLGWAFVYNAIAIPLAITGHLNPLLAAAAMALSSLLVVLNSSRSL is encoded by the coding sequence ATGCAGAACGCTGCTTCCACCCGGCAACAGTCGACAGAAACCGACGCCGAGTGTCGCCTCTGCGAACTGCCAGTTCCCGCAGAACCCATCACCGACCCCGAGGTGGACGGCGAGTTCTGCTGCAGAGGCTGTCTGGCGGTCCAGCGTACCCTCGGTGACGTCGATGCTGACGGAGTCGACGAACTCCGGGCGGACACCGCCGACGATCCCGATGAGGTTGAAGGGGAGGAGCTGTACCTCGCGGTCGATGGCATGCACTGTTCGACCTGTGAACTGTTCCTCGAAAACCGTGCGAGTGAGATCGACGGCGTCGAGGCGGCGCGGGCGAGCTACGCGACCGACACGGTCCAGATCACCTACGACGCCGAGACGACCGATCCCAGTGATCTTCCCGACGCGATCTCGGGGATGGGCTATGAGGCACGTCCACGAGCGGACGATACGAACAGCTCCACCGAGAGCGCCGCGCTGGTCAAGTTCCTGCTCGGCGGCGGGCTGTTCGGGATGATGGTGATGCTCTGGTACGTGCTCTTTCTTTACCCCACCTACTTCGGCTTCGATCCGGTCGTCGAGCTGGGCGGCTTCGACGGGCTCTACATCTACGCCAACATCTGGCTGCTGACCTCGCTGGTTCTCTTTTACACCGGGTATCCGATCCTTCGGGGAGCCCTCGTCAGTCTCCGTGCGAGGCAGCCGAACATGGACCTGCTCGTCACCCTCGCTGCAACAGGGGCCTACGCCTACAGCACCCTCGCGATGCTCGCCGGGCGGTCGGATCTGTATTTCGACGTAACGGTAGCGGTCGTCCTGGTCGTCACCGCGGGCAACTACTACGAGGGGCGGATCAAGGAACGCGCGGCGGGACTGCTATCTGATCTGACGCAGTTACAGGTCGAGGACGCCCGGCTGAACGAGAGCGGCGAGTCCGTCCCGATCGACGCGGTCGATGCTGGCGAGGAACTACTCGTCAGGCCGGGCGAACGGGTGCCGCTCGACGGGACAGTTCTTGACGGGAGCGCGGCCGTCGACGAGGCGCTGATCACCGGCGAATCCGTCCCCGTCGAGAAAGGGCCGGGCGACCCCGTGCTCGGCGGGACGGTTGTGACCGACCAGCCGCTCGTCGTCGAGGTCGGCGAGGAGGCCGCAAGCACGCTCGATCGCATCGTCGAACTGCTGTGGTCGATCCAGAGCACGCGCCCCGGCGTCCAGCGGCTCGCAGATCGGCTCGCGATCGTGTTCGTCCCGCTCGTCGTTTTGCTGTCATCGGTCACCGCCCTCTGGTTGCTCGCCACCGGATCAGCGTTCACGCCGGCGATGCTCACCGCGCTCACCGTGTTGATCGTCTCCTGTCCCTGTGCGCTCGGACTGGCTACACCGCTTGCTGTCGCGTCCGGCGTACAGACGGCCGCAAAGCGCGGGATCGTGATCGCCGCGGAGACCATCTTCGAGGACGCGCCGGAGGTCGACATCGTGGCCTTCGACAAGACCGGAACGCTGACGACAGCCGAAATGACGGTCGAGCGCGTCGACGCCGACGACACCGAAGCCGTGCTCGCCCGTGCGGCCGCGCTGGAACGACTTACGGAACACCCGGTCGCCCGGGCGATCGTCGAACACGCCGGCGATGCTGACGACAGTTCGTCCCACGAAGTCGACGAGTTCGAACGCCACGCCCGCGGCGTTACGGGACGACTGGACGGCGATCAGGTTGTTGTCGGCCATCCACTGCTGTTCGCGGAACGTGACTGGGAGATCCACTCCCGGTTCGAATCGACGATCGCCGAGGCGCGTAACAGCGGATCCGTGCCGATCGTCGTTGGGTGGAACGGACGGGCCGCGGGCGTCGTGGTGGTCGGCGATACGCCACGACCGAACTGGGACGACGTCCTGTCACGGGTTGGCGAGGACCGGCGGGTCGTCGTCATCACCGGCGACGAGGGAGCAGCGGCCGAGCGGTTCCGTGTCGCCCCGGCGGTCGACGATGTGTTCGCGGGAGTCCCACCGGAAGCCAAAGCCGAGACCGTCAAGCGGCTTCGAGCGCAGGGCACGACCGCGATGGTCGGCGACGGGAGCAACGACGCACCGGCGCTGGCCGCTGCGGACGTCGGGATAGCACTCGGTAATGGCACCGAGCTAGCGACGGACGCCGCAGATGCCGTGATCGCCAGCGGCGACCTCGGCGGCGTCCCGGACGTGTTCGACCTCGCGGCGCGGACGAACCGTCGGATCAAACAGAACCTCGGTTGGGCGTTCGTCTACAACGCTATCGCGATTCCACTCGCGATCACCGGCCACCTCAACCCCCTGCTGGCCGCCGCCGCAATGGCGCTGTCGAGTCTTCTGGTCGTCCTCAACTCTTCGCGGAGTCTATAG
- a CDS encoding NosD domain-containing protein → MLYRGRELTIAVVIIAGLMGIIAVGVFVADVDEAAPSPEPFDSVTTLGISQEDQRDAEHEDLSIPRVQVFYSQYEYVVGYYGVEQAVSTLDQPEHEQQFGYPLVVYVSNYGRTSVELTDEGYLTAETSTGWVDASDASFVVDSEARTPAGDAVVPFGTESAAAEFSSEYGGEVVDWAELRTRTFDVDSADIVRDGVDDQRAQADDRVDAVTPLLDREEVRTVEDGETIQEVIDDAPAGSTVNVEPGTYEETISIDKPLTLSGDDATIHGDGEGNVIEVRTDDVAIEGVHVEGVGNQTRDPDAATEDEDEDDWDANIESGYGHGDAGVHVVDASGVYIADVSIETPANGVLLRDAPDAVVDGIAVDGSEEWRDGFMGVMSMRSPGVVQNSTFDGGRDGVYLHRSHGTVIRDNEFYDSRFGVHLMHSSDSVIADNHARGHELAGLTIMTNPTHNAIVGNDVRESTHGILPAGSQSYVADNVVADNEYGITTSADQSLYEKNVVYDNDVGLRTGSILASNRVVQNDIIANDQHVDANIGPLRIWTFDGAGNYWDGAYGSSSGGVLDRSYSPTDPVQSQLHRTDGAVTLAESPAARGLSELRGTTPGLRSGSVIDTAPLAEPANPETLATLDEEQRSDSVEEGGDTS, encoded by the coding sequence ATGCTGTACCGTGGTCGGGAGCTAACCATTGCGGTGGTGATCATCGCTGGCCTGATGGGAATCATTGCTGTCGGCGTGTTCGTCGCTGATGTTGACGAAGCGGCCCCTTCGCCGGAACCGTTCGACTCAGTGACGACGCTGGGTATCTCACAGGAAGACCAGCGTGACGCCGAGCACGAGGACCTCTCGATCCCCCGTGTGCAGGTGTTTTACTCCCAGTACGAGTACGTAGTCGGCTACTACGGTGTCGAGCAGGCAGTTAGTACGCTCGACCAGCCCGAACACGAGCAGCAGTTCGGCTACCCGCTGGTCGTCTACGTCTCGAACTACGGGAGGACGTCAGTCGAACTCACGGATGAGGGGTATCTGACCGCCGAGACATCGACTGGCTGGGTCGATGCGAGCGATGCGTCTTTCGTAGTCGACAGCGAGGCGCGTACGCCCGCTGGAGATGCGGTCGTCCCGTTCGGCACGGAATCCGCTGCCGCCGAGTTCAGTTCGGAGTACGGCGGCGAGGTCGTAGATTGGGCTGAACTCCGCACCAGAACGTTCGATGTCGATAGCGCCGATATCGTCCGGGACGGGGTCGACGACCAGCGCGCACAGGCGGACGATCGGGTCGACGCTGTCACTCCCCTGCTCGACCGCGAGGAAGTACGCACCGTCGAGGACGGAGAGACGATTCAGGAAGTGATCGACGATGCACCGGCGGGGTCGACAGTCAACGTCGAGCCGGGGACGTACGAGGAGACGATCAGTATCGACAAGCCCCTTACGCTCAGTGGCGACGACGCGACGATCCACGGTGACGGCGAGGGGAACGTTATCGAAGTCCGGACCGACGACGTAGCCATCGAAGGAGTTCACGTCGAAGGGGTTGGCAATCAGACTCGCGATCCCGATGCGGCGACTGAAGACGAGGACGAAGATGACTGGGACGCCAACATCGAATCGGGGTACGGACACGGTGATGCTGGCGTCCACGTCGTCGACGCAAGCGGCGTCTACATCGCTGACGTCTCGATCGAGACACCGGCAAACGGTGTCTTACTTCGTGACGCCCCGGACGCGGTCGTCGATGGGATCGCAGTCGATGGGAGCGAGGAGTGGCGTGACGGCTTTATGGGCGTCATGTCGATGCGTTCGCCGGGTGTGGTCCAGAACTCCACGTTCGACGGTGGCCGCGATGGCGTCTACCTCCACCGCTCACACGGGACTGTGATCCGGGACAACGAGTTCTACGACAGCCGCTTTGGCGTCCATCTGATGCACAGCTCGGACTCGGTGATCGCGGACAACCACGCTCGTGGGCACGAACTCGCCGGGTTGACGATTATGACGAATCCGACTCACAACGCGATTGTCGGCAACGATGTCCGTGAGTCGACGCATGGGATCCTTCCCGCCGGATCACAGAGCTACGTCGCCGACAACGTCGTCGCGGACAACGAGTACGGGATCACGACAAGCGCGGATCAGTCGCTATACGAGAAAAACGTCGTCTACGACAACGATGTCGGTCTCCGAACCGGATCGATCCTGGCTTCGAACCGGGTCGTACAGAACGATATCATCGCAAACGACCAGCACGTCGACGCGAACATCGGACCGCTCCGGATCTGGACATTCGACGGAGCGGGCAACTACTGGGATGGTGCGTACGGCTCGTCATCCGGTGGCGTACTGGACCGCTCATACTCGCCGACAGACCCCGTGCAGAGCCAACTTCATCGGACCGATGGCGCGGTGACCCTCGCGGAATCCCCCGCCGCACGGGGGCTGAGTGAGTTACGCGGGACAACGCCCGGACTCCGTAGTGGAAGCGTCATCGACACCGCGCCGCTTGCGGAGCCTGCAAACCCTGAGACGCTCGCAACGCTCGACGAAGAGCAACGGTCCGACTCCGTCGAGGAGGGGGGTGACACATCGTGA
- a CDS encoding nitrous oxide reductase accessory protein NosL, protein MYENNLGRRRVLVAATGVAVGALAGCLGDDDTPEPIALDDGQSCDQCGMVIEEHPGPTGQIFFEDYPDDREGPAHFCSGTCTYQYRFDAEDAGQTPIVTYLTDYSGVDYSLTDDEEQPFISAHLDPDDYADETGMTFAAGSDVHGAMGPDLIPFGDDDDAATFADEHGGDVVTHDEINRELLDAMAN, encoded by the coding sequence ATGTACGAGAACAATCTCGGCAGACGACGGGTCCTGGTAGCTGCGACCGGGGTAGCGGTTGGCGCGCTCGCCGGTTGTCTCGGTGATGACGATACACCGGAGCCGATCGCCCTCGACGACGGACAGTCCTGTGATCAGTGTGGCATGGTGATCGAGGAACACCCTGGCCCAACTGGGCAAATATTCTTCGAGGACTACCCGGACGATCGGGAGGGCCCAGCACACTTCTGTAGCGGTACCTGTACCTACCAGTACCGGTTCGATGCCGAAGATGCCGGGCAAACGCCGATCGTCACGTATCTCACCGACTACAGCGGCGTCGATTACAGCCTCACGGACGACGAGGAGCAGCCGTTCATCTCTGCGCACCTGGACCCGGACGACTACGCCGATGAAACAGGAATGACCTTCGCCGCAGGATCGGATGTCCACGGCGCGATGGGTCCCGATCTGATTCCGTTCGGGGACGACGACGATGCCGCGACCTTCGCCGACGAACACGGTGGTGACGTCGTCACCCACGACGAGATCAACCGCGAGCTACTCGATGCGATGGCGAACTGA
- a CDS encoding heme o synthase, with amino-acid sequence MSHPAVRSESSFPLVGTHDRFTWLLTTTVMGVYLLIVVGATTTITDAAAACGGWPACGGEWVAISDTQIAIAWGHRVTALIVGLLVAITAGIALIGDASRRVQAALGLGVALYTTQVAIGAAAATVGLTGVLSNLHLLVAMAVFGTLVIALAWTLEAETAGLDVDTDPAEPEPEPEPVEDVPTPAVPDDVLGRAKLTAFAYFRLMKPRLMWLLCLVASAGMALAAGPDLTVRTIVLTLTGGVLAIGASGTFNHVLERDVDKKMARTSDRPVATHLVPVRNAIAFGGLLTVASLAVFLQVNLLAAALGLIAILFYSVIYTLVLKPNTVQNTVIGGAAGALPAMIGWAAVTGRIGLPGLALAGVIFLWTPAHFYNLALAYKDDYARGGFPMMPVVHGEAVTRKHILWYLAATLLGASALSVITDLGVLYAATTVTLGAVFLWAVIRLHWERTEQAAFRAFHASNAYLGALLVAIVVDALVL; translated from the coding sequence GTGTCACACCCCGCCGTTCGAAGCGAATCGAGTTTCCCGCTGGTCGGTACTCACGACCGGTTCACGTGGTTACTGACCACGACGGTGATGGGTGTGTATCTGCTGATCGTCGTCGGCGCGACGACGACGATCACCGACGCTGCAGCGGCGTGCGGGGGCTGGCCAGCCTGTGGCGGAGAGTGGGTTGCCATCTCCGATACACAGATCGCGATCGCATGGGGCCACCGAGTAACTGCCCTTATCGTCGGTCTGCTCGTCGCGATCACCGCTGGAATCGCCTTGATCGGGGACGCGTCACGACGTGTTCAGGCGGCGCTCGGGCTCGGTGTAGCCCTGTACACGACACAGGTGGCTATCGGCGCGGCCGCCGCGACCGTTGGTCTGACCGGTGTGCTCTCGAACCTGCACCTGCTCGTCGCGATGGCCGTGTTTGGAACGCTGGTGATCGCGCTCGCGTGGACACTCGAAGCCGAGACGGCCGGTCTCGACGTCGACACCGATCCCGCAGAGCCGGAGCCCGAGCCCGAACCAGTCGAAGATGTTCCGACACCCGCGGTCCCGGATGACGTGCTGGGCCGGGCAAAACTGACCGCATTCGCCTATTTCCGACTGATGAAACCGCGTCTGATGTGGCTGCTCTGTCTCGTGGCATCAGCAGGAATGGCGCTGGCCGCAGGTCCCGACCTGACCGTTCGGACAATCGTGTTGACGCTTACCGGTGGTGTACTGGCGATCGGCGCGAGCGGGACGTTCAACCACGTACTGGAACGCGACGTCGACAAAAAGATGGCCCGAACCTCGGACCGACCGGTCGCAACCCACCTCGTCCCCGTTCGAAATGCGATAGCCTTTGGAGGCCTGCTGACCGTCGCGTCACTCGCCGTTTTCCTGCAGGTGAACCTGCTTGCGGCAGCGCTTGGACTGATTGCGATCCTGTTTTACAGTGTGATATACACGCTGGTACTAAAGCCGAACACGGTCCAGAATACGGTGATCGGCGGCGCTGCCGGAGCACTCCCTGCGATGATCGGCTGGGCGGCCGTCACAGGACGGATCGGCCTGCCGGGGCTCGCGCTCGCAGGTGTGATCTTCCTGTGGACACCCGCTCACTTCTACAACCTCGCACTGGCGTACAAGGACGACTACGCCAGAGGCGGGTTCCCGATGATGCCGGTCGTCCACGGTGAAGCGGTCACGAGAAAGCATATCCTGTGGTATCTGGCTGCAACCCTGCTGGGCGCGAGCGCACTTTCGGTCATCACGGACCTCGGCGTTCTCTACGCCGCGACGACAGTCACCCTGGGCGCTGTCTTCCTCTGGGCAGTCATCCGCCTCCACTGGGAGCGCACCGAACAGGCGGCGTTCCGCGCGTTCCACGCCTCAAACGCCTATCTCGGTGCGCTGCTCGTCGCAATCGTCGTCGACGCACTCGTCCTGTAA
- a CDS encoding sulfite exporter TauE/SafE family protein, protein MSATVLAVVGAGGLSVVELGVFVLIGLLAGAHCLGMCGPLVTAYGDRISASRDDRRSDTLSWFEVRQHGLFNLGRTASYAAIGGVFGLLGAVAFASSEAIAAAGDSVRASTGIIVGIAIILAGVYYLRGQSGVPGGRIPVLGTVFRRLSGLLASRVDRLATSGGIVGLGAIHGLLPCPIIYPAYLYAFTTGDPIHGAIVLGVLGLGTIPTLFIYGTFIQAVSATSRRRVHRALGAAFILLGYIPLQHGLMLYGIHLPHPPLPHYQPL, encoded by the coding sequence ATGAGCGCGACCGTTCTCGCGGTGGTCGGGGCTGGCGGTCTCTCGGTCGTTGAACTCGGCGTCTTCGTGCTGATCGGGCTCCTCGCGGGCGCACACTGTCTCGGCATGTGTGGGCCGCTCGTCACGGCGTACGGTGACCGGATCTCGGCGTCCAGGGACGACCGCCGCTCGGACACGCTCTCGTGGTTCGAGGTCCGCCAGCACGGGCTGTTCAATCTCGGCCGGACTGCCAGCTACGCGGCGATCGGTGGGGTGTTCGGCCTGCTCGGTGCCGTCGCATTCGCTTCGAGTGAGGCTATCGCGGCCGCCGGTGATTCGGTGCGTGCCAGCACTGGTATCATCGTCGGGATCGCGATCATCCTCGCCGGCGTCTACTACCTCCGTGGTCAGTCGGGCGTGCCCGGCGGGCGGATTCCGGTCCTCGGAACCGTCTTCAGACGTCTGAGTGGACTCCTCGCAAGCCGTGTCGACCGCCTGGCGACTTCCGGTGGGATCGTCGGTCTCGGCGCGATCCATGGTCTGCTGCCCTGTCCGATCATCTATCCGGCCTATCTGTACGCCTTCACAACGGGCGATCCGATCCACGGTGCGATCGTACTGGGCGTACTCGGCCTCGGGACGATCCCGACGCTCTTTATTTACGGCACGTTCATTCAGGCAGTGTCGGCGACGTCCCGTCGCCGCGTCCACCGCGCGCTTGGTGCTGCGTTCATTCTCCTTGGATACATACCGCTCCAGCACGGACTGATGCTGTACGGGATCCATCTGCCGCATCCGCCGCTCCCTCACTATCAGCCGCTCTGA
- the coxB gene encoding cytochrome c oxidase subunit II, translating to MKRARIALITVWTGTLLLLLAQPVSAASTSAELIYDLNERLLIVALPITLLVQGILIYAVLKFRNNDDPKPTEENRRLEITWTIATAIVLLFVGFAAFEVMADPQVSSMADDEPPEDAVVVEIEGDDAWQWHFEYQNEHEGVEMTNEMYIPEGQEVYMQVTAENWLHMIHIPELGVKQQAQPGVVHTVSTTPTETGSYQGYCTEYCGAGHSGMLFETHVVTEEEFDETMEEQLAEAEEEENGDEANGNDE from the coding sequence ATGAAGAGAGCGCGGATCGCCCTGATCACCGTGTGGACGGGGACGCTGTTGCTGCTACTGGCTCAGCCGGTTTCGGCGGCGTCCACCTCTGCGGAGCTGATCTACGACCTCAACGAACGGCTGCTCATCGTCGCCCTGCCGATCACGTTACTGGTTCAAGGGATCCTCATTTACGCCGTCCTGAAGTTCCGGAACAACGACGATCCGAAGCCGACCGAGGAGAACCGCCGTCTGGAGATCACGTGGACGATCGCGACTGCTATCGTCCTGCTGTTCGTCGGTTTTGCCGCCTTCGAGGTCATGGCGGATCCCCAGGTCAGCTCAATGGCCGACGACGAACCACCCGAAGACGCCGTCGTTGTCGAAATCGAGGGAGACGACGCCTGGCAGTGGCACTTCGAGTACCAGAACGAGCACGAGGGCGTCGAGATGACGAACGAGATGTACATCCCTGAGGGGCAAGAGGTGTACATGCAGGTGACTGCGGAGAACTGGTTACATATGATTCACATACCGGAGCTGGGCGTGAAACAGCAGGCCCAGCCCGGCGTGGTCCACACTGTGTCGACGACCCCGACCGAGACTGGCTCGTATCAGGGCTACTGTACTGAGTACTGTGGCGCTGGCCATTCGGGCATGCTCTTTGAGACCCACGTCGTCACTGAAGAGGAGTTCGACGAGACCATGGAAGAGCAACTGGCCGAAGCTGAAGAAGAGGAGAACGGCGACGAAGCGAACGGTAACGACGAGTAA
- a CDS encoding cytochrome oxidase produces MTEEREIREIGHDEFDPIGTLTLIAIYFVILTIMWFFMYFVEFAEHGPTVVGTV; encoded by the coding sequence ATGACCGAGGAACGAGAAATACGAGAAATCGGGCACGACGAGTTCGACCCGATCGGAACGCTCACGCTGATTGCGATATATTTCGTGATCCTCACAATAATGTGGTTCTTCATGTACTTCGTCGAGTTCGCCGAACACGGCCCGACGGTGGTCGGTACAGTATGA
- a CDS encoding DUF7546 family protein — MRLLTEQSDLDRFLPGRETALLYAVIINTQLIFVGMYLLMIGQTSVTTFHVYPLIWLNVGAWALYRTSPAEASVRTRRIARAVAGGYFVLLALLGGLVSPGASFYETAFAGGFNVNVVGPPGLVPNLYYGGELIELSLMPALLVGYAALTYLVYATIIDATNAAISGLLGLISCVSCTWPLIAAIVASLTGGSASAFTAATSGWSFGLSTAVFVVTVALLYWRPFGR, encoded by the coding sequence ATGCGCTTACTCACAGAACAATCCGATCTCGATCGTTTCCTGCCCGGCAGGGAGACCGCCCTGCTGTACGCGGTCATCATCAACACCCAGCTCATCTTCGTCGGTATGTATCTTCTCATGATCGGTCAGACGAGTGTGACGACGTTTCACGTCTACCCACTGATCTGGTTGAACGTCGGCGCGTGGGCGCTCTACCGAACGTCGCCGGCCGAGGCGTCAGTTCGAACACGGCGGATCGCGCGGGCAGTCGCCGGGGGCTATTTCGTGCTGCTTGCCCTCCTCGGCGGGCTGGTCTCACCGGGTGCGTCGTTCTACGAGACAGCCTTCGCAGGCGGATTCAACGTGAACGTCGTGGGGCCGCCGGGGCTCGTCCCGAACCTGTACTACGGCGGTGAGCTTATCGAGCTCTCGCTGATGCCCGCCCTCCTCGTCGGCTACGCCGCGCTGACCTATCTCGTCTACGCGACGATTATCGATGCGACCAACGCCGCGATCTCGGGGCTGCTCGGATTGATCTCCTGTGTGAGCTGTACGTGGCCGCTGATCGCCGCCATCGTGGCAAGTCTCACCGGCGGTTCGGCGAGCGCGTTCACCGCCGCCACGTCGGGGTGGTCCTTTGGCCTGTCGACGGCCGTCTTCGTCGTGACGGTCGCCCTGCTGTACTGGCGGCC
- a CDS encoding ABC transporter permease has translation MSGRRAARVLFGRELASIVRSRSYLLLFAGVAAVIIGIGIVGGGIDAGYVPTAVDLLLPLELLVPAVAFAIGYRSIADDIQRDELSVLETYPVPDWAYVAGVYVGRAVALVAMLGLPLFVVGILVWLSAGPDTTIVATHRGIDSPLLFGRFVLLTLAYALMVLAVVLALSALASTRKTALTFAVVGLGGLVVGLDLLVLRGVGAGWVTGDTLITAIAASPTSAYRGLVFETVLYVAFETETGYASPVASTFSLLVWTVIGLSVAALGVSQR, from the coding sequence ATGAGCGGTCGCCGTGCGGCGCGGGTCCTCTTCGGTCGTGAACTGGCGAGTATCGTCCGGTCGCGTAGCTACCTTCTACTGTTCGCCGGTGTCGCCGCCGTTATTATCGGTATCGGGATCGTTGGTGGTGGCATCGACGCCGGATACGTCCCGACCGCGGTCGATCTGCTTTTGCCGCTCGAACTGCTCGTTCCGGCGGTCGCGTTCGCGATCGGCTACCGGTCGATTGCGGACGATATCCAGCGTGACGAGCTGTCAGTACTGGAGACCTATCCGGTGCCTGACTGGGCGTACGTCGCGGGCGTGTACGTGGGCCGAGCGGTCGCTCTCGTGGCGATGCTCGGTCTCCCACTCTTCGTGGTCGGTATCCTCGTCTGGCTCTCCGCTGGACCGGACACGACGATCGTCGCGACCCACCGTGGCATCGACTCGCCACTCCTGTTCGGTCGGTTCGTCCTCCTGACGCTTGCCTACGCACTGATGGTGCTGGCTGTGGTGCTTGCACTCTCCGCGCTGGCGAGCACCCGGAAAACGGCACTGACGTTCGCTGTCGTCGGTCTCGGTGGACTCGTAGTTGGGCTGGATCTGCTCGTCCTGCGTGGTGTCGGGGCGGGATGGGTGACCGGTGATACCTTGATTACAGCAATCGCGGCGTCGCCCACGAGTGCCTACCGGGGGCTGGTGTTCGAGACGGTACTGTACGTCGCGTTCGAGACTGAGACCGGCTACGCCTCGCCCGTCGCGAGCACGTTCAGTCTACTGGTCTGGACAGTGATCGGGCTGAGCGTCGCTGCGCTGGGCGTCTCGCAGCGGTGA
- a CDS encoding ABC transporter ATP-binding protein → MVTTEAILRAESVSHSFDEVDVLDDISVDVEPGQVMAIVGPNGSGKTTLLRVLARLLSPTEGTVEYRGPDREREIGYLPQRPTFRPGFTVRETIDFYRALVEEEGTDRLSQVGLADASNRRVEALSGGMTRLLGIAQATVGDPPLVVLDEPGSGLDPGMRRRTFEVANELAADGTAVLVSSHDLSLVERTADRVLVLDRGSVVADGTPTDLRSAHGVDSLWDVFGAATTGSTETVDVAGVST, encoded by the coding sequence ATCGTGACGACCGAGGCGATCCTTCGAGCCGAATCCGTCAGTCACTCCTTCGATGAGGTCGACGTGCTCGACGATATTTCGGTCGACGTCGAGCCGGGGCAAGTGATGGCGATCGTCGGACCGAACGGGTCGGGAAAGACGACGCTCTTGCGCGTGCTTGCCCGATTGTTATCGCCGACCGAGGGGACCGTCGAGTATCGGGGGCCGGACCGCGAGCGCGAGATTGGGTACCTGCCCCAGCGTCCGACCTTCAGACCGGGGTTTACCGTTCGTGAGACGATCGATTTCTATCGCGCGCTCGTAGAGGAGGAGGGGACGGATCGGCTCTCACAGGTCGGCCTTGCGGACGCGTCCAACCGCCGCGTCGAAGCCCTCTCTGGCGGAATGACGCGACTGCTCGGAATCGCACAGGCAACCGTCGGCGATCCGCCGCTTGTCGTTCTCGACGAACCGGGGAGCGGGCTCGATCCCGGGATGCGGCGCCGGACCTTCGAAGTTGCAAACGAACTCGCCGCCGACGGCACAGCAGTGCTCGTAAGCTCGCACGATCTCTCGCTAGTCGAACGAACCGCTGACCGCGTGCTCGTGCTCGACCGCGGAAGCGTCGTGGCAGACGGGACGCCGACGGACCTGCGGTCGGCTCACGGCGTCGACTCGCTCTGGGATGTGTTTGGAGCGGCCACGACTGGTTCGACTGAGACGGTCGATGTCGCGGGGGTAAGCACATGA